Genomic segment of Leptospiraceae bacterium:
ATTGAAAGGATTTTTTCCATCCAATTTTGGTCATAAAAGTCATTTAATTCCAAACGAATATTCTTTTTAGCAAGAAAAAATTCCCATTTATTTACTTTATATCTGATGTCTGATAACCAAAACAACAAAGAGGGATTTAAGTTGATCATTTTTTTATAATTATTAAGGAATTGATGTATTTCTTCTTGATTTTCTTGGTTACTTTCTTCTATAATGAGAATCGGTATTGTTTCAACGATATCTCGGTTGATACACTCCTCTTTCTGTACGAATTGAGATTGACTAGTAAAATATATGATATTTTCTAAATTTTCTGTGATTTTAAGTATACAAAAATTTTTCTTTTGGAGTAGAAACTGAAGGTCTGCCTCCTCAATGTTTTTATCATCATCAAAAAAAAATGAGAATAATACGATAAATGAACCAATAACTAAAAAACTCAAAGAAACAAAAATCTTTACAACAAAATTTTTATTCTTCATTTCTGTTGGAAAAAACAAATAGCCTCATTTTATTAAGAAGACAAATCATTTTTCGTATAAATAATACAAAGAAAACTTAAAAAATCACTTAAATATTAAAAAATTTTATTGTTAACAAAAAATTTCGCAAATTATTTATTTTTTAACAAGTGAATTTTTTGTAAAAACGTTCTTATTTGATAGGAAATATTCCCAGCTCCCATGAAAACAATGCAATTGTAATTTTGATAAAATAAAATCTCGAATTCATTATCCCTTAAGTAATGAACCTTTTTTCTGATAAACCTACCAATCAACTCTGATGAAACACCAGCGATTGGACTCTCACCTGCACTATAAAGTGGCAAAAGGTAGACCTCATCTGCTAATTCCAGAGCTCTCGCAAAATCTCTGGCTAAACTCAGAGTTCGTGAATAACGATGAGGTTGGAAGACAACAGCGATTTTGTTTTTGTATCTTTCTTTCATGGATAATAATACATTAGCAATTTCAGTCGGATGATGACCATAATCATCGTAAATATCAATTCCATTTACGTTATCAATCAAATCCATTCTTCTTTCGACTCCCGAGAAACGATTCAAAATTCTGATTAAATAATTCATGGAATGTGGATTCTGTATTTCATTTCCCAAAGACCTATAAGATAGTCCAGGATACTCCAACAGTAATGAATATACAGTAGCAATAGCACCCAAGCCATTTTTCAAAAAGTGTTTTCCCGGAAAACGAAAATGAATTCCTTCGTTCTTAGAGTCATAAATCAAATTCTGGTTTTTGAACAAATTGATACGTAGTATATCTCCTTGATAAATACCTAAAAAAAAATAACGATAGAGATTGTGATCTGGCTTTTTTGTCCCAAAACCTATATAAAATTTTTCTTCGACATTGTAGGGAAATTTCTGTAGTTCTAAGTCATCATTGTTGATTATGCTATACATAGCATTTTTAGAAAAATCAAAAAAAGCTTTGGTAAGCCGTTCAAAACTTTGATAATAGTTTAAATGATCTGTATCTATATTTAAAATGATTTTATAATTTGCATTCGATTTTAAAAACGAACCATCAGACTCATCGGTTTCATAAACAGAGATGTTATTTCCACTATGAAATCCTTGAGGGAGAAATTTGGGGTAACCACCCACGATAATAGTTGGATTCAAACACAAGTTCATCAAAATCCAGCTTATCATAGATGTTGTAGAGGTTTTACCATGGGTTCCCGCAACAGCGATTTGATTCTCGTGATTTTGTAATAGAAAATTCAAAAAATCCATTCGATGGAATAGTTGAATTTCTCCTTTACTTGCAAGTTCAGAAGCAAATTGCCTTTCTGGATGATTTTCTGATATAGCAGAACTATACACATAATAATCGCAATTTTTTAAGACTTCTAAATTTGGATGTCCAAAACATTCAATTTGATAAGCATTCAAAATTTTGTAACAATTGTGATTTAAATCATTCAATAAAATATCAGAACCATATACTTTATATTTCATTTTACTTGCTAAAAGTGCTAAAGGTTTCATTCCAGAACCACAAATCCCACTAAAATAGACTGAAATTTCATTATGCATTCTGATAAGGTTTATAATCGCTTCAAAAAAAATCAAGTTTTTATTGACAAAAATTCATAAACTCAGTTTTGATATTTTCATGGAAAAAATAATTCCTTTCAAAAAAACGATTGGTTTGTTTTTGGTAAGTATTTTTGGTATTCCCTTGATTTTTTCTCACTGTCAAACAGCTGAGAAAATTGGTAAGCAAACCCTTATCTCTACTGCTATAGGTTGTGGTGCTGGTTTAGCATTAGGAGCCATCTATGATGAGGTTCAAAGAAAAAGAGAATCAGAGCAAAGAAGAAAGGATTTCTTTGCCGTTTTGAAGAAAAGAAAAGAACAAAATCAAGGGAAGATTGTTGGTTTAGCTGCAGGATGTTTGGCTGGATTAGGAACTGGACTCTATTTAGACTTAATGTATGATGACATCCAAAATCAGTTCGGAGCAAGAGGCATTAATCTAGAAAAAATCCCCGATGAAAAAGGAGAAACGAAAGAACTTCTTGTAAAAATGGATGGGGATATCAACTTCCAGGTGGGAAGTGCTGAACTTCAAGGTGTTGCAAAAGAGAATGTAGCAAGACTCAAAGAAGCTCTGGAGGCTTACCCAGAAACCGCTGTAAGAATTTGGGGACACACCGACAAAACAGGAAATCGAAAATTCAATGAAAAACTTAGCGAAGATCGAGCTAAAACCGTTGCAAATGCATTGAATCTACCTTCTAATCGAGTTGCAGAAGTAAAAGGTTGGGCTTGGGACCGACCTTTGGATGGAACAGGAGCAAGCCCTGCCAATCGTAGGGTAGAAGTAAGAATTATTCCTCTAAATTAAAAACTTCGTGCCACTTCTTTCGAATGAGAAGTGGCTTTTTTTACAAAATCTCCACGCGATTTCTTCCCTTTGATTTGGCAAGATACAATGCTTCATCTGCTCTTTTTAGAAAGGAATTAATATCATCATTTTCTTGAAATAGTGAAATTCCAACACTCACTGTGATAGTCGGTAAATCAATACTTCTAAAATGAGTTTCAATCAACGTTCGTATTTTATCACCAAACATAACAAGGTGATCGTAGTTTATCTCAGGTGCAAGGATGATGAATTCTTCACCCCCCCATCTTGCAAATAAATCGGATTTTCGGATATTGAAACTTATTACCCGACAAAATTCTTTCAAAACCTCATCTCCAATCAAGTGTCCATATTGATCATTGACTTTTTTAAAATGATCAATATCCAAAAGTAAAATACCAAAGGTTTTTGAGTCTTTATAACGTTTATGCTTTTCGATATGAAAATTGAGAAAATTATGAAAATATTGTCGATTATATATTCCTGTCAAAAAATCTACACTTGCTACACGCTTTAAAACCTCTTTTTGTTTCTCTTGTATGGTAATATCGTAATAGGTAACAAAATATTTATCTGATTCCATCCACTTCGCTGAAACTGAAAACACATGTTCTTCATTGGTTTTTGGATTTCTCATGACTACTTTTCGTTTCTCAACTGGTAATTCCAATACTTCATTTAACCAGTTTTCATGATTGTGTATATAACCTTCTTTTTCAATGAAGAACTCACAAATGCATTTATAATGGCTTTTGAAATCTAAAAGGCTTTTAAAACCCAAGAAATCTAACCCATAAGTATTTAAAGCAAACAACTCTTTACCATTACTGACAGAAACAATACATTCTAACGAACTAAAAATCTTATTAATCAAATTATTTTGAAACTGAATTTTTCGATTCAAAAGAATTTGGGTTTTGATTTCATGTAATATTTCATATAGTTCAGAAATAACAACTGGTTTAACTAAATATTTATAAACTCTTTTATCAATAGACTCTTTTAAAATTTCCCTTTCTTCATATGCTGTAAGTACAATTGGATAAAAGTCTTCTTTTATTGCTTTCATGTGTTCAATCATTTTCAAACCATCCATACTTGGCATTCGAATATCGGTAATCACAATCTCAGGAAGGATTTCTTTAAATCTTAGAAGTCCAATTTCACCATCTTCTGCAGTGTAAATAGAATTAAATTCTAATTCTAATATCTTTTTTAAATAATCCAATGCTACTTTACTATCCTCAACAATTAAGATTTTGACTTCGTCTGAAATTTCTAAAATCTTTGGATCAAACTGCATAAACCCTAAAAACGAACAATCACCATGGCTCCCAAACAGCCATCAAATATGAAATTATCACAATGTAAACTACCATTCATTTTTTCAAAATCAAATATGATGAATAAAGTCCCAGACCCTTACCATCCAGCTTTTTCGTTGTATTATAGGGTTGAAATAGCCTTTCTAGAACCTCTTTTGGGAAACCCCTTCCATTATCCCAAATTCTTATTTCTCTGGTTTTTGAAAAAATGTCAATTTTAATGATTCCTACATGATTTTGAATTTTTCTGCGACATTCTAGAATAGCTTCCATTGAATTGTTTAAAATA
This window contains:
- a CDS encoding diguanylate cyclase, giving the protein MQFDPKILEISDEVKILIVEDSKVALDYLKKILELEFNSIYTAEDGEIGLLRFKEILPEIVITDIRMPSMDGLKMIEHMKAIKEDFYPIVLTAYEEREILKESIDKRVYKYLVKPVVISELYEILHEIKTQILLNRKIQFQNNLINKIFSSLECIVSVSNGKELFALNTYGLDFLGFKSLLDFKSHYKCICEFFIEKEGYIHNHENWLNEVLELPVEKRKVVMRNPKTNEEHVFSVSAKWMESDKYFVTYYDITIQEKQKEVLKRVASVDFLTGIYNRQYFHNFLNFHIEKHKRYKDSKTFGILLLDIDHFKKVNDQYGHLIGDEVLKEFCRVISFNIRKSDLFARWGGEEFIILAPEINYDHLVMFGDKIRTLIETHFRSIDLPTITVSVGISLFQENDDINSFLKRADEALYLAKSKGRNRVEIL
- a CDS encoding OmpA family protein, coding for MEKIIPFKKTIGLFLVSIFGIPLIFSHCQTAEKIGKQTLISTAIGCGAGLALGAIYDEVQRKRESEQRRKDFFAVLKKRKEQNQGKIVGLAAGCLAGLGTGLYLDLMYDDIQNQFGARGINLEKIPDEKGETKELLVKMDGDINFQVGSAELQGVAKENVARLKEALEAYPETAVRIWGHTDKTGNRKFNEKLSEDRAKTVANALNLPSNRVAEVKGWAWDRPLDGTGASPANRRVEVRIIPLN
- a CDS encoding Mur ligase family protein → MHNEISVYFSGICGSGMKPLALLASKMKYKVYGSDILLNDLNHNCYKILNAYQIECFGHPNLEVLKNCDYYVYSSAISENHPERQFASELASKGEIQLFHRMDFLNFLLQNHENQIAVAGTHGKTSTTSMISWILMNLCLNPTIIVGGYPKFLPQGFHSGNNISVYETDESDGSFLKSNANYKIILNIDTDHLNYYQSFERLTKAFFDFSKNAMYSIINNDDLELQKFPYNVEEKFYIGFGTKKPDHNLYRYFFLGIYQGDILRINLFKNQNLIYDSKNEGIHFRFPGKHFLKNGLGAIATVYSLLLEYPGLSYRSLGNEIQNPHSMNYLIRILNRFSGVERRMDLIDNVNGIDIYDDYGHHPTEIANVLLSMKERYKNKIAVVFQPHRYSRTLSLARDFARALELADEVYLLPLYSAGESPIAGVSSELIGRFIRKKVHYLRDNEFEILFYQNYNCIVFMGAGNISYQIRTFLQKIHLLKNK